Proteins co-encoded in one Papaver somniferum cultivar HN1 chromosome 5, ASM357369v1, whole genome shotgun sequence genomic window:
- the LOC113283178 gene encoding COBRA-like protein 7, translated as MGLIHILLILNVLSLVPISISQTPPAATTPPAATTPPAATTPPAPPLAPPPPPPISDTCNGVFLSYTHTKARQLTPNTTDPSDQPYRFESTARILNNGLDELKSWRLYIGFQHEEYIVSATNAVLADGTPFPANTTSLEGGAVFAGFPSTDLMTAIETAGDLPQMEAKIDLVGTVFGVKRPLVPMPKNISLVNDGFACPSPKMQGNSSMYVCCVKDPDFVANVTKEEYETRKKGDLVIMYDILRSYDSEYYAQVSISNYNPLGRLDYWKLSWTWMRQEFINTMRGAYPSIVDSRDCTFGPQGIHYKDMDFANVLNCQKNPTIVDLPLEKTNDTTLGMIPFCCRNGTILPPSMDPSRSTSIFQLQVKKMPPYLNKTDLVPPQNFQINGTLNPDFKCGSPIRVSPSLFPDSSGLPINKTAVSSWQVVCNITQPKDASPKCCVSFSAFYNESVIPCKTCACGCPKNPSSTCSTTAPARLLPSDALLVPFDNRTLKARAWAAIKHLPISEPAPCPDNCGVSINWHVNSDYAKGWSARITLFNWGETNFADWFAAMQFRKAVPGFEKTYSFNGTALNGSENTIFMQGLPGLNYLVGEVDGAKPEKDPRVPGKQQSVISFSKKKTPGLDIVAGDGFPTKVFFNGEECSLPSVLPSSASIISSVKSIWAVVLGFVVLMSMQQ; from the exons ATGGGTTTGATTCACATATTATTGATTTTGAATGTCCTATCGCTTGTCCCAATCTCAATCTCACAAACACCACCAGCAGCAACTACACCACCAGCGGCAACTACACCACCAGCAGCGACAACACCACCAGCTCCACCACtggcaccaccaccaccgccgccaattTCAGATACTTGTAATGGAGTATTCTTATCATACACCCACACAAAAGCAAGACAATTAACTCCCAACACAACTGATCCATCGGACCAGCCTTACAGATTTGAATCGACTGCAAGGATTTTGAATAACGGCTTGGATGAATTGAAATCTTGGAGGTTGTATATAGGGTTTCAACATGAGGAGTATATAGTTTCAGCTACTAATGCTGTGTTAGCAGATGGTACACCTTTTCCTGCTAATACTACTAGTCTTGAAGGCGGTGCTGTTTTTGCTGGTTTTCCTAGTACTGATTTGATGACTGCTATTGAAACTGCTGGTGATTTGCCACAAATGGAAGCTAAGATTGATTTAGTTGGTACTGTATTTGGGGTAAAACGTCCTCTGGTACCTATGCCTAAGAATATTTCTCTTGTTAATGATGGATTTGCTTGTCCTTCCCCGAAAATGCAAG GGAACAGTTCAATGTACGTTTGTTGTGTGAAAGACCCAGATTTTGTAGCAAATGTTACCAAAGAAGAGTATGAAACTCGTAAAAAAGGTGATTTGGTGATCATGTATGATATTCTGAGATCGTATGATTCCGAATATTATGCTCAAGTTTCTATATCGAATTATAATCCACTTGGGCGATTGGATTATTGGAAATTGAGTTGGACGTGGATGAGACAGGAGTTCATTAACACCATGAGGGGAGCATATCCGTCGATTGTGGATTCAAGAGATTGCACATTTGGACCTCAGGGGATTCACTACAAGGATATGGATTTCGCTAATGTTTTGAATTGCCAAAAAAATCCGACTATTGTTGATCTACCTCTTGAGAAAACAAATGATACAACTCTAGGAATGATACCATTTTGTTGCAGAAATGGAACTATCTTACCTCCTTCTATGGATCCAAGCAGGTCAACTTCCATCTTCCAGTTACAAGTTAAAAAGATGCCACCATATCTCAACAAGACGGATCTTGTTCCACCACAGAACTTTCAGATAAATGGCACACTCAATCCAGATTTCAAGTGTGGGTCACCAATTCGTGTTAGTCCAAGTTTATTCCCAGATTCAAGTGGGTTACCGATTAATAAGACTGCAGTTTCGAGTTGGCAAGTTGTGTGCAACATTACACAACCAAAGGATGCAAGTCCCAAATGTTGTGTCTCATTCTCAGCGTTTTATAACGAATCTGTCATTCCGTGCAAGACATGTGCTTGTGGTTGCCCTAAAAATCCAAGCAGTACCTGTAGTACCACTGCACCAGCTCGTCTTCTTCCATCAGATGCTCTTTTGGTTCCATTTGACAACCGGACTCTGAAGGCCAGAGCTTGGGCTGCAATTAAACACTTGCCGATCTCAGAACCTGCACCATGTCCAGATAATTGTGGAGTCAGCATTAATTGGCACGTGAACTCAGATTACGCAAAAGGTTGGAGTGCAAGGATCACTCTCTTTAACTGGGGCGAAACTAATTTTGCAGATTGGTTTGCTGCAATGCAATTTAGGAAGGCTGTTCCTGGGTTCGAGAAAACATATTCCTTCAACGGCACTGCACTTAATGGCTCTGAGAACACCATCTTCATGCAGGGTCTTCCAGGTCTGAATTACCTCGTAGGAGAAGTAGATGGAGCAAAACCAGAAAAAGATCCCCGGGTTCCAGGAAAACAGCAATCTGTTATTTCATTTTCTAAGAAGAAGACTCCTGGATTAGACATAGTTGCAGGCGATGGGTTTCCGACAAAGGTTTTCTTCAACGGGgaggaatgttctcttccttcaGTACTTCCATCCAGTGCTTCTATAATTAGTTCAGTAAAAAGCATTTGGGCAGTCGTTTTAGGTTTTGTGGTTCTCATGTCGATGCAGCAATGA